The following coding sequences lie in one Colius striatus isolate bColStr4 chromosome 14, bColStr4.1.hap1, whole genome shotgun sequence genomic window:
- the USB1 gene encoding U6 snRNA phosphodiesterase 1 isoform X1 — translation MRPALVGYSSSEEEQEQEREGDGDGDGGQRSLRASAGRPRLPAPAGLPGDPDPEEAATDDSSRHGGRVRGFPHERGNWATHVYLPYRAEEEFLELLELLLSHARGYVSSLAAMEQFHLSLSQCVVLRYHWIEPFVRSLKEHLAPFHRFFCVADQVKVYTNQNKTRTFIGLEVSAGHFQLLELVSEVDRVLEEFDLPTFYKEPSFHISLAWCVGDLSARLQGQCLQELQDIVDGFEDSALLLRVQWEQIHCKSGNKYFSFPLR, via the exons ATGAGGCCCGCGCTGGTGGGCTACAGCAGCtcggaggaggagcaggagcaggagcggGAGGGGGATGGCGATGGCGATGGCGGGCAGCGGAGCCTCCGGGCCAG CGCCGGCCGCCCGCGCCTGCCCGCCCCCGCCGGCCTGCCGGGCGATCCCGACCCGGAGGAGGCCGCTACCGACGACAGCTCCCGGCACGGCGGCCGCGTCCGCGGCTTCCCCCACGAGCGGGGCAACTGGGCCACACACGTGTACCTGCCGT ACAGAGCCGAGGAGGaattcctggagctgctggagctgctgctgtcccacGCCCGTGGCTACGTGTCCTCGCTGGCAGCCATGGAGCAGTTCCACCTCAGCCTCTCGCAGTGCGTGGTGCTGCGCTACCACTGGATCGAGCCCTTCGTCCGCTCCCTCAAGGAGCACCTGGCGCCCTTCCACAG GTTCTTCTGTGTGGCTGACCAAGTGAAGGTTTACACCAACCAGAACAAAACCAG GACCTTTATTGGCTTGGAAGTCTCTGCTGGGcatttccagctgctggagctggtctCAGAGGTGGACAGAGTTCTGGAGGAGTTTGACCTTCCCACATTTTACAAG GAGCCGTCGTTCCACATCAGCTTGGCCTGGTGCGTGGGGGACCTGTCTGCCAGGCTGCAAGGGCAGTGTCTGCAGGAGCTCCAG GACATCGTGGACGGGTTTGAGGACTCGGCGCTGCTGCTGCGTGTGCAGTGGGAGCAAATCCACTGCAAGTCAGGGAACAAGtacttttccttccccttgaGGTAG
- the USB1 gene encoding U6 snRNA phosphodiesterase 1 isoform X3: MAGSGASGPGGCGGRRRERARPSASCCSSPSSSSRCCSAGRPRLPAPAGLPGDPDPEEAATDDSSRHGGRVRGFPHERGNWATHVYLPYRAEEEFLELLELLLSHARGYVSSLAAMEQFHLSLSQCVVLRYHWIEPFVRSLKEHLAPFHRFFCVADQVKVYTNQNKTRTFIGLEVSAGHFQLLELVSEVDRVLEEFDLPTFYKEPSFHISLAWCVGDLSARLQGQCLQELQDIVDGFEDSALLLRVQWEQIHCKSGNKYFSFPLR; the protein is encoded by the exons ATGGCGGGCAGCGGAGCCTCCGGGCCAGGTGGGTGCGGAGGGAGGCGGCGGGAGCGAGCGCGGCCTtcagcctcctgctgctcctcaccttcctcctcctcccggtGCTGCAGCGCCGGCCGCCCGCGCCTGCCCGCCCCCGCCGGCCTGCCGGGCGATCCCGACCCGGAGGAGGCCGCTACCGACGACAGCTCCCGGCACGGCGGCCGCGTCCGCGGCTTCCCCCACGAGCGGGGCAACTGGGCCACACACGTGTACCTGCCGT ACAGAGCCGAGGAGGaattcctggagctgctggagctgctgctgtcccacGCCCGTGGCTACGTGTCCTCGCTGGCAGCCATGGAGCAGTTCCACCTCAGCCTCTCGCAGTGCGTGGTGCTGCGCTACCACTGGATCGAGCCCTTCGTCCGCTCCCTCAAGGAGCACCTGGCGCCCTTCCACAG GTTCTTCTGTGTGGCTGACCAAGTGAAGGTTTACACCAACCAGAACAAAACCAG GACCTTTATTGGCTTGGAAGTCTCTGCTGGGcatttccagctgctggagctggtctCAGAGGTGGACAGAGTTCTGGAGGAGTTTGACCTTCCCACATTTTACAAG GAGCCGTCGTTCCACATCAGCTTGGCCTGGTGCGTGGGGGACCTGTCTGCCAGGCTGCAAGGGCAGTGTCTGCAGGAGCTCCAG GACATCGTGGACGGGTTTGAGGACTCGGCGCTGCTGCTGCGTGTGCAGTGGGAGCAAATCCACTGCAAGTCAGGGAACAAGtacttttccttccccttgaGGTAG
- the ZNF319 gene encoding zinc finger protein 319: protein MSESWQQPQQPPPPQHHAGTAALPEHSIPAGAADNPLGCAVYGILLQPDPAALQQHHQHPPLQAGEPAHKCGVCGHDLAHLSNPHEHQCLPGHDRSFQCTQCLKIFHQATDLLEHQCIQVEQKPFVCGVCKMGFSLLTSLAQHHNVHNGNAMKCSICEKTYKPPEAEHPQPLDPSEKPYSCSICQKTFKHLSELSRHERVHTGEKPYKCTLCDKSFSQSSHLVHHKRTHSSERPYKCAVCEKSFKHRSHLVRHMYAHSGEQHLFKCDACELHFKESSELLQHPCTPGGERPFRCGECQKAFRRPSDLRQHERTHSEERPFKCDLCQMSFKQQYALMRHRRTHKADEPFKCNLCEKGFVQPSHLLYHQHVHGIENLFKCNVCQKGFNQSSELLRHKCVQNAERPFKCAACNKAYKRASALQKHQLAHCAEKPLKCTLCERRFFSSSEFVQHRCDPAREKPLKCPDCEKRFKYASDLQRHRRVHTGEKPYKCPSCEKAFKQREHLNKHHGVHAREQQYKCMWCGERFLDLGLLQEHSVQHTAEGAYQVATCLP, encoded by the coding sequence ATGTCAgaaagctggcagcagccccagcagccgccgccgccgcagcacCACGCCGGGACAGCCGCCCTCCCGGAGCACTCCATCCCCGCCGGCGCTGCCGACAACCCCCTGGGCTGCGCCGTGTACGGCATCCTGCTGCAGCCGGACCCcgctgccctgcagcagcaccaccagcacccCCCTCTCCAGGCCGGAGAGCCGGCGCACAAATGCGGCGTGTGCGGCCACGACCTGGCCCACCTCTCCAACCCCCACGAGCACCAGTGCTTGCCGGGCCACGACCGCTCTTTCCAGTGTACCCAGTGCCTGAAGATCTTCCACCAGGCCACAGACCTCCTGGAGCACCAGTGCATCCAGGTGGAGCAGAAGCCCTTCGTCTGCGGCGTCTGCAAGATGGGCTTCTCCCTGCTGACCTCGCTGGCTCAGCACCACAACGTCCACAACGGCAACGCCATGAAGTGCTCCATCTGCGAGAAGACCTACAAACCCCCCGAGGCCGAGCACCCGCAGCCCCTCGACCCTTCGGAGAAACCCTACAGCTGCTCCATCTGCCAGAAGACCTTCAAGCACCTCTCGGAGCTTTCCCGGCACGAGCGAGTCCACACGGGCGAGAAGCCCTACAAGTGCACCCTGTGCGACAAGAGCTTCAGCCAGTCGTCACACCTGGTGCACCACAAGCGCACGCACAGCTCGGAGCGGCCCTACAAGTGCGCTGTGTGCGAGAAGAGCTTCAAGCACCGCTCGCACCTGGTGCGCCACATGTACGCCCACTCGGGCGAGCAGCACCTCTTCAAGTGCGACGCCTGCGAGCTGCACTTCAAGGAATCCtcggagctgctgcagcacccctGCACCCCCGGCGGCGAGCGGCCCTTCCGCTGCGGAGAGTGCCAGAAAGCCTTCCGGCGCCCCTCGGACCTGCGGCAGCACGAGCGCACGCACAGCGAGGAGCGGCCCTTCAAGTGCGACCTGTGCCAGATGAGCTTCAAGCAGCAGTACGCCCTCATGCGCCACCGCCGCACGCACAAAGCCGACGAGCCCTTCAAGTGCAACCTCTGCGAGAAGGGTTTCGTGCAGCCCTCGCACCTCCTCTACCACCAGCACGTGCACGGCATCGAGAACCTCTTCAAGTGCAACGTCTGCCAGAAGGGTTTCAACCAATCCTCGGAGCTGCTGAGGCACAAGTGCGTGCAGAACGCCGAGCGGCCTTTCAAATGCGCCGCCTGCAACAAGGCTTACAAGCGAGCCTCGGCTCTGCAGAAGCACCAGCTGGCCCACTGCGCCGAGAAGCCCCTCAAGTGCACCCTCTGCGAGAGAcgcttcttctcctcctccgaGTTCGTGCAGCACCGCTGCGACCCGGCCCGAGAGAAACCCCTCAAGTGCCCCGACTGTGAGAAACGCTTCAAGTACGCCTCGGACCTGCAGCGCCACCGGCGCGTGCACACGGGCGAGAAGCCCTACAAGTGCCCCTCGTGCGAGAAGGCCTTCAAGCAGCGCGAGCACCTCAACAAGCACCACGGCGTGCACGCCCGCGAGCAGCAGTACAAGTGCATGTGGTGCGGGGAGCGCTTCCTGGACCTGGgcctgctgcaggagcacagcgTCCAGCACACGGCTGAGGGAGCTTACCAGGTGGCCACCTGCTTGCCATGA
- the USB1 gene encoding U6 snRNA phosphodiesterase 1 isoform X2: MRPALVGYSSSEEEQEQEREGDGDGDGGQRSLRASAGRPRLPAPAGLPGDPDPEEAATDDSSRHGGRVRGFPHERGNWATHVYLPYRAEEEFLELLELLLSHARGYVSSLAAMEQFHLSLSQCVVLRYHWIEPFVRSLKEHLAPFHRFFCVADQVKVYTNQNKTRTFIGLEVSAGHFQLLELVSEVDRVLEEFDLPTFYKLEKLLQSRGWERGSLICWDPNCLKGEPRTHLPWFQLRWGSFSSQ, translated from the exons ATGAGGCCCGCGCTGGTGGGCTACAGCAGCtcggaggaggagcaggagcaggagcggGAGGGGGATGGCGATGGCGATGGCGGGCAGCGGAGCCTCCGGGCCAG CGCCGGCCGCCCGCGCCTGCCCGCCCCCGCCGGCCTGCCGGGCGATCCCGACCCGGAGGAGGCCGCTACCGACGACAGCTCCCGGCACGGCGGCCGCGTCCGCGGCTTCCCCCACGAGCGGGGCAACTGGGCCACACACGTGTACCTGCCGT ACAGAGCCGAGGAGGaattcctggagctgctggagctgctgctgtcccacGCCCGTGGCTACGTGTCCTCGCTGGCAGCCATGGAGCAGTTCCACCTCAGCCTCTCGCAGTGCGTGGTGCTGCGCTACCACTGGATCGAGCCCTTCGTCCGCTCCCTCAAGGAGCACCTGGCGCCCTTCCACAG GTTCTTCTGTGTGGCTGACCAAGTGAAGGTTTACACCAACCAGAACAAAACCAG GACCTTTATTGGCTTGGAAGTCTCTGCTGGGcatttccagctgctggagctggtctCAGAGGTGGACAGAGTTCTGGAGGAGTTTGACCTTCCCACATTTTACAAG CTGGAAAAgctcctgcagagcagaggctgggaaCGAGGCAGCCTGATCTGCTGGGATCCAAACTGTCTCAAGGGGGAGCCCAGGACCCATCTGCCCTGGTTCCAGCTGAGATGGGGTTcgttttcttcccagtag